Within the Onychostoma macrolepis isolate SWU-2019 chromosome 14, ASM1243209v1, whole genome shotgun sequence genome, the region ccatACTTCTTAATTTGAAGAATGTAGTTTATTTagtgtttatgtttgtttaatgCTTGTTTCTACTAAATGAAATCATACAAATCAGGGCTTAAGTCCTGTTCACACCACAAACTATAAACTATGAAGATGGCTATAAGGATcactatattagcatccacaccaacagTCGATAACATTCTGTTTATTGTAAGCACACACTGCAGTTTTGtcatctgctgctttaaatgcttgAGCTCTTTAAAGTTCGATGTATTCTGATTGGCCgtcaatgttttaatgttcatcagctgaaaaaaaaaatgttataagtGATTCTTCTGTGTCAATAttgttatagctgtggtgtggactttCCTATTCTCACaaaattagaatgattattaaaactttgtgtgaacaggcctttagaTTCTATTTTGTACCCTGGAAGGGATGTTTATCAGgcaaaaaaattctaatttttgtatTCTTAGGAAGCTAAAAGCTGAGTTGCTGGAAATCAGAAGAAAGGGTGCGAAACGTGGCAGTGGAAAATACAGCGAGCGCAGCTGTGGCCGCTGTCAAGAGCCTATGGGCCTTCTGACCAacggtagccagtgcagagtaTGCAAACATCATGTTTGCAAAAAATGTCAATCTGCTCGACCCAACGGATCTTGGATGTGCACAGTGTGTGCCAAAGAGATGTGAGTGTGTACCCCGTGCCTCCCAGTGTCCCTCTCTGTGGCCTCAGTCCACTTAGAAACCCTATCATTAAGAGGCACATTAGACTGGAAAATGAGGCCCTTGCTTAATGGAAAAGGTTAATGTTCAACAGAAACTCAActtcagggttttttttctcttttctttcagAGATCTGAAGATGAGCACCGGAGACTGGTTCTTTGACGATGGGGTTAACCGCTACTCTACAGCTCCTGGACACGACTTGGTCCGAGTTTCCCTCAGGAAAAGGCCTCTGAGTGAGTTCAGGAAGCAGATGCCAGACAGTCTGATAGAGACTTgatctttttgttttcataaagGGTGGAAAGTAgattttctttgtgtgtgttcaccaAAAGGAGAGGACATAAGAATAGTTCTCTTGTTTACTGTAGAGTGAAATGGCTGGCAGTGTTTTAAGATTAATCATTATACAAAGCTCACTTCCCCATTTTAAAAATGGCATCTCTCTGTTCTAGGTAAAAAGCATGAGACAGCTGGGGAAATGCTGTTAAACACAGCCGAGTTGAATTCCAGCCAAACTGTACCTGTGCCAAAGCCAAGACTGAAGGACATCGCACTAGCAAATAAGAGGTGTGTCATCATCAGCACTTATGTCGTCTCATGTTTCTACTGAGCAAATAATGCAATGTTCTttatcatttaatatatttactacAGCAGTCTCCACAAGCTGTCAAGCTCCAGTACGTGCAGTTTTGACTTAATGGCATTTGGTTACGAGACATGCAAAAgcaaatacatttgaaaataacttCCAGCCTGTTTGTTTGAGATCTTATCATtgttgtgttccacagaaaaaaaaagcatgtagGTTTGTAATGATGTTAGGATGTGTagtaaaagtatatttttattctgtgtACTATTTCTCCAGCTATATGCAGTGGCAGTATGGTTGAggtgttttaatatttatttaacaggaTGATATCTTTGTCCAGCACTCATTACTTCATCCTGTCTCATTCTTTCAGCTCACCTCCTGAGGCTTATGAGGGACTTGATGTGCAAGAGCAACAACGTAGTGACACAGAATCAATAGAAAGAGCCAGTCTGGGCAGCAGCCATGCCGAGACCGAACTGTCCCACAGTACCCCACTAATGCAAAGGTAGGATCTGATTCTGAGATGCAGAAATCCATGGCTAATGATGTAGTAGTGTGATGCAAACCTCTGATTTGCGCCTAGAAAAGAGGAACCGACAGACAAGACTAGTTCAGCAGACCCTGATGTGTCCATCCTGATGCCCCCCGCTAACAGTGACAGCCCATCAACCACTGAGACAGTAAGTGTTTATTCATAGCTCACACTGTTTAGCCATGTATTTTCTCTGTCCTAGTTCTGTTTATGTGTAACATATTGAATTTCCGTCACCCCTCCAAATTAAGGCCTCATTAGTTTATCACATGAATACCTGCTCTGACTCCATGCGTGACGTGGATGGGCTTTTCAAGAAAAGTGTCAGAAGAGTGCACAAACTATCAGGTATGAGTATACATGGGTATGAATATTCAAAAGTATGGGATCAGCAAGTTtcagcaatttatttatttttttaagattttaatacttttattcagcaaagaaatattacatttatctAAACTGACAGTGAAGTCATTTAAAGCcaataatttatatttcaaataaatgctgttctttctatttattaaatcaTTCTGAGAAAATTTATCATGGTTTTCGAATAAAAATGTTTAGCAGCACAACAGTGTTCAaaattgataatgataataataataataataatacatcttttctgagcaccaaatcagcatattataacaatttctgaaggatcatgtgacattgaagatcGTAGTaaaggctgatgaaaattcagctttgccatcacaggaataaattgaattttaaaatgtattcaaatagaaaatggttattctgatttgtaataatatttcagaatattactgtattttttattcagatgtatgcagtcttggtgagcataataaacttaaaaatcttctgtccccaaacttttgaacactaATCTAcagttatttatgtatttaactctgggttttaaatatgcaaacactGTTTTGTCATAGATATTAAACCAGCCTCCACACTTGATTTGCGTGAAGATGGAACAGAAATTGCTGCACCCTCTATGGGAGACAGAAGCCAGTCAGTTCCTGGCCTTAATGCTGTGAGTTAATTTCTAACAAATTCAAACTATTTTAAACAAGTTTTCACTGTATTATTTACATCTGCAATCTAAAGTGGCCTGAATGTCTGACTTGTTTCATTAGGAcgatgatgaggaggaggaagatATTGATAACTTGGTGAATATACACAGGCAGAAATTCGGTGATAGCTCAGGAAGTTTGGGAGGCTCGAGGGTAACCCACtttaaaattattgaaataatattaaataattattaaaatgaagtaatattgacattgtttaattttaaatagattattactaataatacaataacagcatttatatatttatttttagtttaaataaatgtattcccaaactaaataaaatcaaatattagacacttgaatttatttttatttttttccccacaggcCACTCTTGGTAGTACGATGAGTGTGTACAGTGAAGCAGGGGACTATGACCGTGTGGAAGTGAGTGGAGATATTTTCTTCTCTCTCAGCTACGACGAGTCCAGCCAGTGCCTGACTATTGTGGTCCATGAGTGTAAAGGCCTGGCTTATGCTGATGCAGCAAAAAAGAAGTGCAACCCGTAAGTAGGCCTCCACACAACATATGCTAAGTGTTTTCCATGTGATTTCCTGAGAGGGTCTCAGTTCTTTACTGTCTTCcaagaataatattttttcaccCGTGATTCATACCACTGGGTTTCCCCGTTACAGAGAGAAAATCATTGCTAAACTCCCCCGATTGGTTGATTCCTTTCCACAGATACATCAAGGCTTACCTCCTCCCAGACAAAAGCAAGAAGAAAACCTCAATCAAACATAACAACATTAACCCCAGTTTTAAGGAAACACTGAAGGTATAGTTTCAATTCCTTTTCAATAAATTGATTCCCAGCAAAAACAAACTCCCCAGAATAACTAATTTCTcatggtttggaacaacaaatACTATCATAAACAGATACCAGTGGGTAATAATAGAAACACTTAAGTCTATATGCTGTGCTTTAATGGCAGGTAattaaaacattgtacactaaCATCAGGTTTCGAATGGGCTTGGTATTGACAGAGAAGATAAGTACACTGTTATCACCGAGTCACAGCCAGACAAATATTAGTTCATATGCTTGCCCCATTTTAATCTAGAGCAAACAACATGCACAGTTCACACAAACAGACTAAACAAACTGGCCAAAGCTCCTACATGGTAACCTctcactttaatttattttatagtgacAACCTGTCctgtgcttgtttgttttagtaTTCCATCAGCCGCACCCAGCTCATGACTCGAACACTGCAACTCTCAGTTTGGCACTACGACCGTTTTGGCCACAATGCCTTTCTGGGTGAGGTGGAGATACCAATGGATAGCCATGATATTGACTCTGCACATCAAAAGTGTATGGCTCTTAGAGGAAAGGTATATGTTTGATTTGATGCTACTGCAATAAGTCACTGTACTcaagttgttgttttgtttagtgttacgtttacggtttttccctgtttATCTTCATAGGCAGCTGCCCAGCCATCATCTCCATTTGATCAGTACAAAGGAGAGCTGGGGATTTCACTTAAGTATGTCACCACCAATAAGACACATGCCGAGGACTCTAATGGAAAAGGTGAGGGAAAACAGTTAACATATCTGTAAAATGTCTTTAACTAGTGTTTCATTGTAAATTATGCCTCTATTCTCTACTGAAGGAAAAAAGACCAAACCCACAGATGGTGCTGAGCTGCATGTGTTGATCAAAGAGGCCAAAAATCTGACAGCCATGAAAGCTGGAGGCACATGCGATTCCTTTGTGAAAGGGTGTGCAAACATTTCATTACATCTGTTTAGTTCTAAAAGGCCCTTGCTTGTTTATTTCTACTAATAACACTGTCCTTCAGGTATCTGCTGCCAACAAAGAACAAGTCTTCCTCAAAAAAGAAGACTCCAGTAGTGAAGAAGACGAAGAATCCAAACTACAACCACACATTTGTGTACACCGACCTGAGTCTGGAGCAGCTGAAGGATGTATGTCTGGAGCTCACCGTCTGGGACAGAGAGACCCTGCATAGCAACGACTTCTTGGGAGGAGTTCGCCTCAGCTTGGGAGGAGGCAAGAGCATATTTCTTTGAGCTGAAATCAATTCAGAAGCCTTTAACATAGATTTACTTACTGGATTCACGAACTGCAGATACCAAATTCAGAAGAAGTGTCACACCATTCAGGTGTTTTCCTTTCCCCAGTCAAGCTTTATTGTTATGATTCATGATAATAAAACTTGAGCTGATAATGTATACCATACAAGTCTCAGCAAGATCTCTATAATGTAtcttatattcatttatttggtcaaatgtaaagtaaaaatgtgaaattattatgcaatttaaaatgattttctattttaatatattctaacatttttaaatatttctgatggcaaagctggattttcagcagccgCCCAGTATTCAGTGtttcatgatccttcagaaatcatgagcTAATATGCTAATgtggtgttcaagaaacatgtattattgttaatgttaaaaacaattgtgctgcttaatatttctgtggaaaccatgatacattttacataaaaataaagatccaaagaacagcatttgaaattgtaatcaTTTTCATGATACATGTCTAAACTGATGTTTTCACAGTGACTATCAAGGAGGGAAAGGAAGAGTGGGTGGCAGACTCCTCAGGGGAGGAGATCTTGCTGTGGAGGAAGATGATGCAGTACCCCGACTCTTGGGCAGAGGGCACTCTTCCACTGCGCTCCTCCATGGGAAAGGGCAAGTAAGGACATTGTGCAATAACCCCCCAGCCCCCAAAAGACATTATCAGGACAGGAGGTTACACATTCCACAACATTTGTGTGTTGCTGTTACAGCTGTGCAGTATGAGAACATTAATGCAtcacagtaatattttaaagacTATTTTAGGTTAATGCATATGACCGTGCATAAAatgcttttacatttttaaacatttaaggcAGTTCACAAATAATGATTTGGAAATGTGCAGTGTGTAtatgttaattatatttatttcctaTAAATGTTGCAGCTGAATGGATGTTTTGAAATGCATAATTTGAATGCTGTTCTTAAAAATGGagacagtaaatattttaatttgaataacaCTTTGGTTTTAAACGTGCACTTGATAAATGGCCCAAAAAGATTGTATTCAATGTATTTTAACATCATAATGCTGTTTTACTCCATTGTAAGCGACTTCTTTTTAGGAGCTACATGAAAATACCagcatttaataaatattaaatatttttaagaatccACATTGTGTGCTGTGCACTCTATTATAGATAAGTTTCTTCAGAATATGTGAATATCTTGTGCATCCTCACATGGCACTTTTCCACTTGCAGATTAAAACCTGTTCCAGTCTAAATCACATTTCCAGCTGTGACTCTCTGTGAATAATATCTGCAATATGTAGTTTCAAATGACTGTTTGTCCAGGAAACAGGCTCTTGAGGTGCCTGTCGCTATAAAGAAATCTCCCACCCACAACATCAGATCTGGAGTTGATCAGACCGAGGTCAGTCACAGAAGTCCTTGTTCATCTCCAGTCTCTCTAGCTCCTCCTCTGTGAGGAGATACTCGTCTGCATATGAATAGAGCTCATCAGAGGTGGTGGGGTTAACAAAGCGCTCCCGATCCACACCATACTCATCCAGCAGCACCATGGTGAAATATGCTGTAGATATATACAGTGCCTGTCTGttacatacaaacaaaaaacacatgaaaaccACATTTAGATTggaaacacacatgcacagtaATAAGCCAAACATTTTCTTTCAGCATAGAGTCACTGTTGTTGCAAAACCtcatgaaagtttttttttgtccaaaattgTCATGTGGCTTTTATCAAAATATGGCCTGGTCTTGAATAGAAAATAGACTGGTCAGTGTGTCTCTGCTGGAATTTAAAGTCAGCATTAAATCCAGTTGAATCCCATGTTACTTGATCTACAATGAGAAAGCTTAGAATGGTATTTTATCAACTGGGAGCCTGCAggacattaaaaaagtaaatatagttAACATTGTTGactttgtgtatttgtttgtaatGTTGCAGTCATCTGCCAGTATGACTTCCATGGAAGTCTGTAAATACAATGGTGAAGTATACAGTATTTAACATGTAAACACTACAGTAGATAAAGTTACCTAAGGCCCTCTATGACTTCAGGATCTAGTCGTTGTTCTTTGATGCGGCCCACTGCACGAGGTGAAGTTCCTAACAGCTCGATCACTGTCACATGTCGCAGATCCAGACCACACTCAGCTTTCTGTCAGAACATTCCCACAATCATATAGTTATGTACTGTAATGAGATGGTTACACTTCttatttaagatta harbors:
- the sytl4 gene encoding synaptotagmin-like protein 4; translated protein: MVQNMEINVSFLTESEQEFILEVLRRDEELRRLEELRVKKLKAELLEIRRKGAKRGSGKYSERSCGRCQEPMGLLTNGSQCRVCKHHVCKKCQSARPNGSWMCTVCAKEIDLKMSTGDWFFDDGVNRYSTAPGHDLVRVSLRKRPLSKKHETAGEMLLNTAELNSSQTVPVPKPRLKDIALANKSSPPEAYEGLDVQEQQRSDTESIERASLGSSHAETELSHSTPLMQRKEEPTDKTSSADPDVSILMPPANSDSPSTTETASLVYHMNTCSDSMRDVDGLFKKSVRRVHKLSDIKPASTLDLREDGTEIAAPSMGDRSQSVPGLNADDDEEEEDIDNLVNIHRQKFGDSSGSLGGSRATLGSTMSVYSEAGDYDRVEVSGDIFFSLSYDESSQCLTIVVHECKGLAYADAAKKKCNPYIKAYLLPDKSKKKTSIKHNNINPSFKETLKYSISRTQLMTRTLQLSVWHYDRFGHNAFLGEVEIPMDSHDIDSAHQKCMALRGKAAAQPSSPFDQYKGELGISLKYVTTNKTHAEDSNGKGKKTKPTDGAELHVLIKEAKNLTAMKAGGTCDSFVKGYLLPTKNKSSSKKKTPVVKKTKNPNYNHTFVYTDLSLEQLKDVCLELTVWDRETLHSNDFLGGVRLSLGGVTIKEGKEEWVADSSGEEILLWRKMMQYPDSWAEGTLPLRSSMGKGK